The following coding sequences lie in one Apium graveolens cultivar Ventura chromosome 3, ASM990537v1, whole genome shotgun sequence genomic window:
- the LOC141713206 gene encoding uncharacterized protein LOC141713206: MANQGAKKRKEENARHMKNLLRVIIFCNVVYLLVRAGIFYSTFKWKHCLGLILTSVAYFFPYKQLDAMSKPAYADDGELLDGGFDMSTGGVCGYLHDVIYITCFVQLTSIISDKFWYIYLVIPAFAGYQLFGLVKGFLPQGSEGAEEDEKTRKKREKMEKKASRGKFVKARNR, translated from the exons atgGCAAATCAAGGTGCAAAGAAGCGAAAGGAAGAGAACGCTCGTCACATGAAGAATCTACTTCGTGTCATTATCTTTTGCAAT GTTGTATACTTGTTGGTCAGGGCAGGAATCTTCTATTCTACCTTCAAATGGAAGCATTGTCTTGGCCTGATTTTGACTTCAGTTGCCTACTTCTTTCCATACAAACAACTTGATGCAATGTCAAAGCCTGCTTATGCTGATGATGGAGAGCTGTTGGATGGAGGGTTCGATATGAGCACTGGTGGAGTTTGTGG ATACTTACATGATGTAATCTACATTACATGCTTCGTTCAACTCACTTCTATCATCTCTGATAAGTTTTGGTACATATATTTAGTG ATACCAGCATTTGCTGGATACCAACTATTTGGACTTGTAAAGGGGTTTTTGCCACAAGGTTCAGAG GGAGCTGAAGAGGATGAAAAGACTAGAAAGAAGAGAGAAAAAATGGAAAAGAAAGCCTCCAGAGGGAAATTTGTGAAGGCCAGGAACAGATGA